From the genome of Fusarium oxysporum f. sp. lycopersici 4287 chromosome 3, whole genome shotgun sequence, one region includes:
- a CDS encoding hypothetical protein (At least one base has a quality score < 10), with protein sequence MKELDSALYTIAWIAPLEIEATAALHMLDNCHEGRFPMSRGDDYVFLAGDVNGHNIIIATLPAGQEYGTGSAAALASQIKKFFPNLWFGLLVGVAAGLPNLTKIPPIDIRLGDVLVGLPDGQSAGLVAYDLGKETPDGFQLLRVGRALATTETVVRSAIGNIRMMAPNDTDIFLPFYDRIKDKEHRTGVFTDPGQEQDIFYEFNNEGVQRPVQRQLRHISRRTRVWYGSIGSGDKLTKHSRRRDELRDQYGIIGLEMEAAGTVNRIPVGVIRGVCDYADEHKNKEWQPYAAAMAAAYARAVLREIGPGKAVPAQGEGNQEPCGAILCDLPPNTDRFFGREKELSDMVSCLELSNQRKGAVLCGISGSGKTQLAREYVSKRGERFSAILWIDASSEESIDQSMLVCASRICEEIPDFRTGRENTLSHQFVSDWLRTTSHSNWLVVIDNANGPIPNRRLLGPFQDMQHGALCVISTHRVTAGALRLREVFVERLDPLASQSLVLWRAYQGHGEPGNEARNAARLAAKPLDGFPLALELAGVLHQRGIVSLDKFPTSFSHDYTDLAQYEIDSGVWIWTRIGAMDSLFSMLDALYASAIAKSKESALLITYCSIYGPLMIPISLLQNMALYEMENIGRTASWEQLQALVRSDIKLNKAIDELGKVFLATKQQGADCTILGFSLHASICQWRFATMNDRDLWIVQASYSLSRHIQSLNGMDAIHRFFNVFHRCLDTIWKYIDQCHLDPIHGKFAKPYFTICSCGADVYLSMGKSDLAKTLFTAAIDYVHTSEPAEISEKSLLRLLSGLAKSCENTRDFETAEEALISATEISERVNGHIHDETADLVSRLKSVREYISVDLENRKRVLVASTGPKLPPTLNLASDSPSQEVQRHFRVPESWTRGSASAPSSSISDLSKNLLPSLNLSWEICLEAPMVVLSRPREGEDDPSTSTMRGRLRILAHESVEIRAISLQLDGRGSTTWKKGELRDESAYSNVFYRKSWYLMIFNAQTATRDVPYGDNCTYQLDSEISSNGTPLQNVSPTNEDIISRSAFSSPQSYLQTRNMDTAPDYVVFPPGRYDYSFEITLNSMWVHTIDSVHGNITWTLFASIVLSNNRPDVLLRKNFPIILVPYSLVARTESPRRISRKFMDDLYLHIELPYDMCVIGRKLPITVTLDLLQSDLRVEYLSYSIVQRGARWTKDRATHKRSENIIVLLEKISKGTEPTLKRDDSPDHQETDARPFPTDMSDDGIQSWQGIEEDLPNVTHREPTIIAAELVLPTCKQIEAEYSLDQEPLEPSCRTAFIQVNHDIQITVGLSRSDPNQGGSHVKWEVLEEIPITIIDCRITYMSNRFLDRMDGGTIPNQTTNKICGCPDADSFDELMSTDHRQLPRQICMYLRKHYGQDEDEVRVHEKKLDELWEDTVPNLSKSKDWEVFQDDDSADSFVSDSSANTINWALPRSERRTLSLGDEAQRNRHDELPPYGN encoded by the exons ATGAAAGAACTAGACTCGGCGTTATACACCATCGCATGGATCGCGCCACTAGAAATAGAGGCAACAGCAGCCCTCCACATGCTTGATAACTGTCATGAGGGGAGATTCCCGATGAGCCGGGGTGACGATTATGTGTTCCTTGCAGGCGATGTCAACGGCCACAATATTATCATTGCGACCCTACCCGCTGGCCAAGAATATGGAACTGGCTCAGCTGCAGCTCTAGCGAGCCAGATCAAAAAGTTCTTCCCCAACCTTTGGTTTGGTCTTCTCGTTGGAGTTGCTGCTGGTCTTCCCAATCTGACAAAGATACCGCCCATCGATATCCGTCTTGGCGATGTTCTTGTCGGCCTTCCAGATGGTCAGAGCGCAGGATTAGTTGCATATGATCTCGGGAAAGAGACTCCGGATGGGTTCCAGCTATTGAGAGTCGGTCGTGCCTTGGCGACTACTGAGACCGTGGTCAGATCAGCAATTGGTAACATCAGGATGATGGCTCCAAACGATACCGATATCTTCCTACCCTTCTATGACAGAATCAAGGATAAGGAGCATCGAACCGGAGTCTTTACTGACCCCGGCCAAGAACAGGATATTTTCTATGAGTTCAACAATGAGGGCGTCCAAAGGCCTGTGCAGCGTCAGCTAAGACATATCAGCAGGCGCACGCGCGTGTGGTATGGTTCTATTGGGTCTGGGGACAAACTGACCAAGCATTCTCGTAGGCGCGATGAGCTTAGAGATCAGTATGGTATTATCGgcttggagatggaggctGCAGGGACAGTGAACCGCATACCTGTTGGTGTTATTAGAGGGGTATGTGACTATGCGGATGAGCACAAGAATAAGGAATGGCAACCGTACGCTGCTGCGATGGCTGCAGCCTATGCAAGAGCTGTGCTTCGAGAGATAGGTCCCGGGAAGGCAGTGCCAGCACAGG GTGAAGGAAATCAAGAGCCTTGCGGCGCTATATTATGCGATCTTCCACCAAATACCGATCGCTTTTTCGGCAGAGAAAAGGAGCTATCAGATATGGTATCGTGCCTCGAACTTTCGAATCAGCGAAAAGGTGCTGTTTTATGCGGAATCTCAGGCTCTGGCAAGACCCAGCTAGCTCGCGAATATGTTTCTAAGCGAGGGGAAAGGTTCTCTGCCATCTTGTGGATTGATGCAAGCTCTGAAGAAAGCATAGATCAGTCCATGCTTGTTTGTGCAAGTCGTATTTGTGAGGAAATCCCGGACTTTCGCACAGGCAGAGAAAACACTCTATCGCATCAGTTTGTTTCTGACTGGCTTCGAACAACCTCACACAGTAACTGGCTTGTGGTTATAGACAATGCAAATGGCCCCATCCCAAACAGACGCTTACTAGGGCCTTTCCAAGATATGCAGCATGGTGCTCTATGCGTTATATCTACACATCGGGTGACAGCAGGGGCCCTCCGTTTACGAGAAGTGTTTGTCGAACGACTTGACCCATTAGCTTCTCAGTCCCTTGTTCTCTGGAGGGCTTACCAAGGCCATGGAGAACCAGGTAATGAGG CTCGAAACGCAGCTAGACTTGCCGCCAAACCTCTCGATGGGTTTCCATTGGCCCTGGAACTAGCGGGAGTTCTACATCAACGAGGAATTGTGTCTCTGGATAAATTTCCCACAAGTTTTTCACACGATTATACAGACCTTGCCCAGTATGAGATAGACTCAGGAGTGTGGATATGGACAAGGATTGGTGCAATGGATTCTCTATTTAGCATGTTAGATGCGTTATATGCATCTGCCATTGCTAAGAGCAAAGAGTCCGCCCTTTTAATCACTTATTGCTCGATCTATGGCCCTCTTATGATCCCGATCTCCCTTCTGCAGAATATGGCATTATACGAGATGGAAAATATCGGCCGCACTGCCTCCTGGGAACAGCTGCAAGCCCTGGTTCGGAGCGAtatcaagctcaacaaggCCATCGATGAACTTGGCAAAGTCTTTCTGGCTACGAAACAGCAGGGGGCTGATTGCACCATATTGGGGTTCTCTTTGCACGCTTCAATCTGTCAATGGAGATTCGCTACTATGAACGACCGAGACCTCTGGATCGTCCAAGCTTCATACAGCCTGTCACGACATATCCAGTCCCTCAATGGCATGGACGCTATACACCGGTTCTTCAACGTGTTTCACCGGTGCCTGGATACAATATGGAAATACATCGACCAGTGCCACCTGGATCCAATACATGGGAAGTTTGCCAAGCCTTACTTCACGATATGCTCATGTGGTGCTGACGTGTACCTATCCATGGGAAAGTCAGATCTTGCAAAGACTCTTTTTACTGCAGCGATTGACTATGTCCACACATCGGAGCCAGCAGAAATAAGCGAAAAGAGCCTTTTGCGGCTTTTAAGCGGGTTAGCAAAATCTTGCGAAAACACGAGAGATTTCGAGACGGCCGAAGAAGCTCTGATATCGGCAACGGAGATCTCAGAGCGAGTAAATGGCCACATACATGACGAGACGGCCGATTTGGTTTCACGACTCAAGAGCGTAAGAGAATACATCTCTGTTGATTTAGAAAACCGCAAACGGGTATTGGTTGCAAGTACAGGACCAAAGCTTCCTCCAACCCTGAATCTCGCTTCAGATTCCCCTTCACAAGAAGTGCAAAGACATTTCAGAGTACCAGAGTCCTGGACAAGGGGTAGTGCTTCTGCTCCTAGTTCTTCGATATCTGATTTGTCAAAGAACTTGCTTCCATCATTGAATCTATCCTGGGAGATCTGCCTTGAAGCTCCCATGGTCGTTTTAAGCAGACCGAGAGAAGGCGAAGACGACCCGAGCACGTCAACAATGCGAGGACGACTGAGAATTCTGGCGCACGAGAGCGTCGAAATCAGAGCTATAAGCTTACAACTTGACGGTCGCGGATCAACCACCTGGAAGAAGGGAGAGCTTCGTGATGAATCAGCATACTCAAACGTATTTTATCGGAAATCGTGGTATCTCATGATTTTCAATGCACAAACGGCCACTAGGGATGTCCCCTATGGAGATAATTGTACCTATCAGCTTGACAGCGAGATCTCAAGCAATGGCACCCCTTTGCAAAATGTTTCACCGACTAACGAAGATATCATATCTCGGTCCGCATTTAGCTCTCCCCAAAGTTACCTTCAAACAAGGAACATGGATACTGCGCCAGACTACGTTGTCTTTCCACCAGGCCGCTATGATTATTCGTTCGAAATTACTCTGAACTCTATGTGGGTGCACACAATAGATTCTGTACATGGAAATATTACTTGGACTTTGTTTGCCAGTATCGTATTATCCAATAACAGGCCCGATGTGTTGCTGCGCAAGAACTTTCCGATTATCCTTGTCCCATATTCGCTTGTTGCAAGAACCGAGTCTCCCCGAAGGATTTCCAGAAAGTTTATGGATGATCTCTATCTTCATATTGAGTTACCGTATGATATGTGTGTTATCGGCCGCAAACTACCAATCACAGTCACACTGGATCTACTTCAATCTGACCTGAGGGTCGAGTACCTAAGTTATTCGATAGTGCAGAGAGGTGCACGCTGGACTAAAGACAGAGCTACGCATAAAAGGAGCGAAAATATAATCGTTCTCCTTGAGAAGATTTCAAAAGGAACAGAGCCTACTCTAAAGCGGGATGACTCCCCGGATCACCAAGAAACTGATGCGAGACCATTCCCTACGGACATGAGCGACGATGGTATCCAATCATGGCAGGGTATTGAGGAAGATCTGCCAAACGTAACTCATCGAGAACCCACTATCATCGCTGCTGAGCTTGTATTGCCGACTTGTAAGCAGATCGAAGCAGAGTACTCTTTAGACCAAGAGCCTCTAGAGCCAAGTTGTCGAACGGCATTCATCCAAGTCAACCATGATATTCAG ATCACAGTAGGCCTATCTCGATCAGATCCAAATCAAGGCGGCTCACATGTGAAATGGGAGGTGCTTGAAGAAATCCCAATCACAATCATTGATTGCCGGATCACCTACATGTCCAACCGTTTCCTCGACCGAATGGACGGTGGAACAATACCAAACCAAACGACGAACAAAATCTGTGGTTGTCCAGATGCGGACAGCTTTGATGAGCTTATGTCAACCGACCACAGACAACTTCCAAGACAGATTTGTATGTATCTGAGGAAGCATTATGGCcaggacgaggatgaagttcGAGTTCACGAGAAGAAACTCGATGAATTATGGGAAGACACTGTTCCAAACCTAAGTAAATCCAAAGACTGGGAAGTGTTCCAGGACGATGATTCAGCGGATTCGTTTGTGTCGGATTCTTCGGCGAACACAATTAATTGGGCCTTACCTAGATCCGAGAGGAGAACACTGTcccttggtgatgaggcgCAGAGAAACAGACATGATGAGCTACCTCCGTATGGTAATTGA
- a CDS encoding hypothetical protein (At least one base has a quality score < 10), with amino-acid sequence MANPQDYTVGWICALTTEFVAAQAFLDEEHEGSREVAQNDNNNYALGRIGSHNIVIAVLPDGEYGTAVAAAVARDMLGSFPNIRIGFLVGIGGGAPSPNHDIRLGDIVVSSRDGGKGGVFQYDFGKTIQNQSFQETQVLDQPPTVLRTAVSALKAKYELRGHRLNEYVDMALQNIKKRTKYSRPPASSDRLYQSDIPHPSNSSESCSVVCGDNSFHVLARAERDEEDDNPAIHYGLIASANQLMKDALVRDKLAAEKGVLCFEMEAAGLMNHFPCLVIRGICDYSDSHKNKEWQGFAAMVAAAYAKDLLLQILPTKVKAERRIADIVSAITDVKEKVEDMSNDVHKLLHGQDDQKHQAILKWLTPVDYAQQHNDFISRRQRGTGEWMLKSAEFQAWLNADKQTLFCPGIPGAGKTIITAIVIDYLQSKFRDNQSIGIAYIYCNFRRKDQQKAEDLFASLLKQLALSQPERVKDLYNQHKKKGTRPNFNEISKTLRSVAAIYSRLFIVVDALDEYQISDDNRARFLKEIFELQDFSGANIFANSRPSREISTLFSKGLSRTISATDGDILTYVNDKITCRQSDIIDDGMRGMVPTCATHTATLLSKLTKGHLKQALQALGKGMEGLDRTYDQAMERIAGQGHEAETLAKKILIWIIHSKRPLSTLELRHALAVEKSSTALDTDFLLSPKLMLSLCAGLVTFDEESSIIRLVHYTTQEYFERTQKRWFPEAESEIKIQEVPRNTTGLHLAACFGLKEAVSALMELNHDPNLKDTYSRTTLWWASREGHEAVVELLLASGNVDPNIKDNKGRTPLSWAARYGHMRIVELLLASDKVDPNVKDNFYGQTPLSWAAENGQEDVVELLLASGNVDQTIMDNKGRTPLSWATEKGHEAIVKLLFKDATCQSPGGELWWAVWNKEADNVKLLLENGADPNIMDKDGTPLSWAAKNGHGDNVKLLLENGADPSIMGQWMLLRGVTRKWDEAFYP; translated from the exons ATGGCGAACCCCCAGGATTACACAGTTGGCTGGATCTGCGCCCTCACTACCGAGTTCGTCGCTGCCCAGGCTTTCCTCGATGAAGAACATGAAGGCTCTCGAGAAGTGGCCCAGAATGATAACAACAATTATGCCTTGGGCAGGATCGGAAGTCATAATATTGTGATTGCCGTCTTGCCCGACGGGGAGTACGGTACGGCCGTGGCCGCGGCCGTAGCAAGAGACATGCTTGGCAGCTTCCCGAATATCCGCATCGGATTCTTGGTCGGTATTGGCGGTGGTGCGCCAAGTCCAAATCATGATATACGTCTCGGCGACATTGTGGTCAGCAGCCGTGACGGCGGGAAAGGGGGGGTGTTCCAATATGATTTTGGCAAGACAATCCAGAATCAGTCTTTCCAAGAAACACAGGTTTTAGACCAACCTCCGACGGTGCTGCGGACAGCAGTTAGTGCCCTCAAGGCTAAGTACGAGTTAAGAGGCCACCGGCTTAATGAGTACGTGGATATGGCATTGCAGAACATCAAAAAGCGAACGAAGTACTCCCGCCCACCTGCGAGTAGCGACAGATTGTACCAATCCGATATCCCACATCCTTCGAACTCGTCTGAAAGCTGTAGCGTGGTGTGCGGCGACAACTCATTCCATGTACTGGCCCGGGCCGAACgggacgaagaagacgataaCCCAGCCATCCACTACGGACTAATCGCTAGTGCCAATCAACTGATGAAGGATGCGCTTGTGCGGGACAAGTTAGCGGCGGAAAAGGGCGTCCTCTGCTTCGAGATGGAGGCGGCAGGCCTGATGAACCACTTCCCATGTCTGGTTATACGCGGTATATGCGACTATTCTGATTCTCATAAGAACAAGGAGTGGCAAGGCTTCGCGGCCATGGTGGCGGCGGCGTATGCGAAAGATCTTCTGCTTCAAATTCTGCCGACTAAGGTCAAGGCCGAGAGAAGGATTGCTGACATTGTCTCTG CTATAACAGATGTTAAAGAAAAAGTTGAGGACATGTCAAACGACGTCCACAAACTTCTCCATGGGCAAGATGATCAAAAGCATCAAGCAATCTTAAAATGGCTCACGCCGGTTGACTACGCCCAGCAGCACAATGACTTCATCAGCCGGCGACAGAGGGGAACTGGGGAATGGATGTTGAAGTCAGCCGAGTTCCAAGCGTGGCTCAACGCCGACAAGCAGACCCTCTTTTGCCCTGGCATCCCAGGAGCAGGCAAAACAATCATCACAGCAATCGTGATCGATTACCTCCAGTCGAAGTTTCGAGATAACCAAAGCATCGGTATTGCGTACATCTACTGTAACTTCAGGCGGAAAGACCAGCAGAAGGCCGAAGACTTATTCGCGAgcctgctgaagcagcttGCTCTTTCACAACCTGAGAGAGTGAAAGACCTTTACAATCAACATAAAAAAAAAGGGACACGACCAAATTTTAACGAGATATCGAAAACTCTTCGGTCCGTGGCTGCTATATATTCGAGACTATTTATCGTCGTTGATGCCCTTGATGAATATCAGATATCCGACGATAATCGGGCAAGATTTCTGAAGGAGATTTTTGAACTTCAAGATTTTTCTGGTGCAAACATCTTTGCTAATTCCAGGCCCAGCAGAGAGATTTCGACCTTATTTAGCAAAGGCCTATCCCGCACGATCTCTGCCACTGATGGAGATATTCTAACATACGTGAATGACAAAATAACGTGCCGGCAATCCGACATTATTGACGACGGCATGCGAGGTATG GTTCCTACTTGCGCAACCCACACAGCAACACTTTTGTCCAAGTTGACAAAAGGGCATCTGAAGCAAGCCTTGCAGGCACTCGGCAAGGGAATGGAAGGATTGGATAGAACCTATGATCAGGCCATGGAGAGAATTGCAGGTCAGGGACATGAGGCTGAAACGCTTGCCAAGAAAATTCTGATTTGGATCATCCACTCAAAAAGGCCACTCTCTACTTTGGAGCTCCGCCACGCTCTTGCTGTCGAGAAAAGTTCGACGGCCCTGGACACAGACTTCCTTCTAAGCCCCAAACTCATGCTATCTCTGTGTGCTGGACTAGTCACTTTCGATGAAGAAAGCAGCATCATCCGGCTGGTCCACTACACCACCCAGGAGTACTTTGAGCGAACGCAGAAACGATGGTTTCCAGAAGCAGAGTCTGAAATCAAGAT CCAAGAAGTTCCGAGGAACACAACAGGATTGCACCTGGCAGCATGCTTTGGACTGAAAGAAGCAGTGAGTGCACTTATGGAGCTAAATCATGATCCGAATTTGAAGGATACGTATTCTCGCACCACGCTGTGGTGGGCGTCCAGAGAGGGACATGAGGCGGTGGTTGAGTTGCTACTCGCATCAGGAAATGTCGACCCAAATATAAAGGACAACAAGGGCCGGACGCCACTATCGTGGGCAGCCAGGTACGGCCATATGCGCATTGTAGAGCTGTTGCTTGCATCGGATAAAGTCGACCCAAACGTCAAGGATAATTTCTATGGCCAGACTCCACTATCATGGGCCGCGGAGAACGGACAAGAAGACGTCGTCGAGTTGCTACTGGCATCAGGGAATGTCGACCAAACTATAATGGACAACAAGGGTCGAACGCCGTTGTCATGGGCAACTGAGAAGGGTCACGAGGCCATCGTCAAGCTGTTGTTCAAGGATGCTACTTGCCAAAGTCCTGGGGGCGAGTTATGGTGGGCCGTCTGGAATAAGGAAGCAGACAATGTCAAACTGCTACTTGAGAATGGTGCAGACCCGAACATTATGGATAAGGACGGGACACCGTTGTCATGGGCCGCCAAGAATGGGCACGGAGATAATGTCAAACTGCTACTTGAGAATGGTGCAGACCCGAGTATCATGGGCCAATGGATGCTGCTGCGAGGGGTCACCAGAAAATGGGATGAAGCCTTCTATCCATAA